Proteins encoded together in one Sinorhizobium meliloti window:
- a CDS encoding TRAP transporter large permease subunit, translating to MTTTTEGVSEFAVLAETMEARPGSRLMRPVEALSAALLVAIIAMLLTGVAFRYGLSRPIVWIDEAASIAFLWLAMLGSAIAIDRCEHLRLTILLNALGERARQFTETLGMVAIMAFLLVLLPAAYTYAAGEMDITSSALNIPAGYRAAAIAVGMVLMVLLAVAQLIRTAKPFDVVLAVAFVLAVALVLWLLTPALSSFGNGNILIFLVGGAAICLAMGVPIAFCFGIATLLFLAFTTSMPLVVMIGRMDEGMSSLILLSVPVFVLLGCILDATGMGKAIVDFLASMLGHVKAGMSYVLLGSLFLVSGISGSKVSDMATVAPALFPEMKRRGHKPKEMIALLATGAAMADTVPPSIVLIVLGSVAGVSIAALFTSGFAIALVLLVALAALARIKAARENVDGVVRPSLKHIGGTALIAAPALVLPFIIRSAVASGAATATEVSTIAVVYAFIIGTVLYGGIGMRRTYRMLVETAAMSGAILLILGTAAAMAWALTQTGFAFELTDMMSGLPGGWFTFMLVSIALFMLLGCVLEGLPAIVLLAPIMFPIARAMGIHDVHYSMVIVTAMNVGLMAPPIGIGFYIACKIGNVSPDEAMGAIWPYIGAMVLGLLLIAAVPWFSLALL from the coding sequence ATGACCACCACGACGGAGGGCGTGTCCGAATTCGCCGTGCTCGCCGAGACGATGGAGGCCCGGCCGGGTTCGCGGCTGATGCGCCCCGTCGAAGCGTTGTCCGCCGCTCTGCTTGTGGCGATCATCGCCATGCTGCTTACCGGCGTAGCCTTTCGCTACGGCCTGTCGAGACCGATCGTCTGGATCGATGAAGCCGCATCCATCGCCTTCCTGTGGCTGGCCATGCTCGGATCGGCGATCGCGATCGATCGTTGCGAGCATCTGCGGCTGACCATTCTTCTCAATGCTCTCGGCGAAAGGGCCCGGCAGTTCACCGAAACGCTCGGCATGGTCGCCATCATGGCGTTCCTTCTCGTCCTGCTGCCGGCAGCCTACACCTATGCCGCCGGCGAAATGGACATCACTTCGTCGGCCTTGAACATCCCGGCGGGCTATCGTGCCGCGGCCATTGCAGTCGGCATGGTCCTGATGGTGCTGCTGGCCGTCGCTCAATTGATCAGAACCGCCAAGCCGTTCGACGTGGTGTTGGCCGTGGCATTCGTGCTCGCGGTCGCTTTGGTGCTCTGGTTGCTGACGCCTGCGCTCAGCTCGTTCGGCAACGGCAACATTCTGATCTTTCTCGTCGGCGGTGCTGCCATCTGCCTCGCGATGGGCGTTCCGATCGCCTTCTGCTTCGGCATCGCGACGCTTCTGTTTCTCGCCTTCACGACGTCGATGCCGCTGGTCGTCATGATCGGCCGCATGGACGAGGGCATGTCCAGCCTCATTCTGCTGTCGGTCCCGGTCTTCGTGCTTCTCGGCTGCATTCTGGACGCGACCGGAATGGGCAAGGCGATCGTCGATTTCCTCGCCTCCATGCTCGGCCACGTCAAGGCCGGCATGTCCTACGTTCTGTTGGGCTCGCTCTTTCTCGTGTCCGGCATTTCCGGGTCGAAAGTCTCGGACATGGCGACGGTTGCCCCGGCGCTGTTTCCGGAGATGAAGCGCCGGGGTCACAAGCCGAAGGAGATGATAGCGCTGCTCGCGACCGGGGCCGCCATGGCCGACACCGTACCGCCGAGCATCGTGCTGATCGTTCTCGGCTCGGTGGCCGGCGTTTCGATCGCCGCTCTGTTTACCAGCGGTTTTGCCATCGCTCTCGTGTTGCTGGTCGCGCTTGCCGCGCTTGCACGCATCAAGGCGGCCCGAGAAAATGTCGACGGCGTCGTGCGCCCGTCGCTGAAACACATCGGCGGCACGGCCCTGATCGCGGCGCCGGCCCTGGTACTGCCGTTCATCATCCGCAGCGCGGTCGCGAGCGGTGCGGCGACCGCGACCGAGGTCTCCACCATCGCGGTCGTCTACGCCTTCATTATCGGCACTGTCCTTTATGGCGGCATCGGCATGCGCCGGACCTACAGGATGCTGGTCGAGACCGCCGCGATGAGCGGTGCGATCCTCCTGATCCTCGGTACCGCCGCGGCGATGGCCTGGGCGCTCACCCAGACCGGGTTCGCCTTCGAGCTCACCGATATGATGAGCGGCCTGCCGGGTGGATGGTTCACCTTCATGCTGGTCTCGATCGCCCTGTTCATGCTGCTCGGCTGCGTGCTCGAAGGCCTCCCTGCGATCGTGCTCCTGGCGCCGATCATGTTTCCGATCGCGCGTGCGATGGGGATCCATGACGTCCACTATTCCATGGTCATCGTCACCGCGATGAACGTCGGACTGATGGCGCCGCCGATCGGCATCGGCTTCTACATCGCCTGCAAGATCGGCAACGTTTCGCCCGACGAAGCCATGGGAGCGATTTGGCCCTATATCGGCGCGATGGTGCTTGGCCTCTTGTTGATCGCCGCCGTGCCTTGGTTCTCGCTCGCATTGCTGTGA
- a CDS encoding MBL fold metallo-hydrolase, whose protein sequence is MHRPDVAAFYDAATCSIQYVVADPETGKCAIIDPVLDFDQKSGSTATTNADAILDHVAKQGLSVEWILDTHPHADHFSAARYLRDRTGAPTAIGEHVKGVQQIWKQIYNWPDFVCDGSQWDRLFRDGDMFELGNLEARVLHSPGHTLASVSYIIGDAAFIHDTLFMPDSGSARADFPGGSAESLWNSIEAILALPGETRLFTGHDYRPGGREALWESTVAEQKANNTHVAGKTRADFVNLREARDRTLPMPKLILHALQVNIRGGELPVAEDNGRRYLKIPLNAFPGAVWE, encoded by the coding sequence ATGCACAGGCCTGATGTAGCCGCCTTTTACGACGCGGCCACGTGCAGCATTCAGTATGTCGTGGCCGACCCCGAAACGGGAAAATGCGCGATCATCGATCCGGTGCTCGACTTCGATCAGAAATCGGGTTCCACCGCGACGACGAATGCCGACGCCATTCTCGATCATGTGGCCAAGCAGGGTTTGAGTGTCGAATGGATACTGGACACCCATCCGCATGCGGATCATTTCTCGGCGGCACGCTACCTCAGGGATCGAACGGGGGCGCCCACTGCCATCGGCGAGCACGTGAAAGGCGTGCAGCAGATCTGGAAACAGATCTACAATTGGCCGGATTTCGTTTGTGACGGTTCGCAGTGGGATCGGCTGTTTCGCGACGGCGATATGTTCGAACTCGGGAATCTCGAAGCCCGCGTACTGCACTCGCCTGGACATACGCTAGCGTCGGTCAGCTACATCATCGGCGATGCGGCCTTCATTCACGACACGTTGTTCATGCCTGACAGCGGGTCCGCCCGCGCGGATTTTCCCGGCGGCAGCGCCGAGAGCCTGTGGAACTCGATCGAGGCCATTCTTGCCCTTCCGGGCGAGACCCGCCTCTTCACCGGACATGACTATCGGCCAGGCGGCCGTGAAGCTCTGTGGGAAAGTACGGTGGCGGAACAGAAAGCTAATAATACGCATGTCGCCGGAAAAACACGGGCGGATTTCGTCAATCTGCGGGAGGCGCGCGACAGGACCTTACCGATGCCCAAGCTGATTCTGCATGCCCTGCAGGTCAATATTCGCGGTGGAGAACTGCCGGTCGCCGAGGATAATGGCCGCCGCTACCTCAAGATACCGCTGAACGCCTTTCCCGGTGCCGTCTGGGAATGA
- a CDS encoding aminotransferase class V-fold PLP-dependent enzyme produces MQAVRHEPKDNVTPLERFCRGLDRGDLIDFLRSDLVGATSQIEGPYGIRNLVYADYVASGRALGTVERFILEEVLPFYANSHTEASYCGGFMTRMRREARALIAECCGADERHAVIFTGSGATSGLNRLVKLFGVTEAIAAGKTVRVIIGPYEHHSNILPWRESGAEIVELTESPEGGPDLFLLDQALRSGSCDLTICTLSAASNITGITSDVAAITDLVKSAGAKMIWDYAGAGPYVPISVSPSGSAEIDAIVLSPHKFIGGPGASGILIVRRDGLATSKPSWPGGGTVKFVSPETHDYSDSLEAREEAGTPNVVGDIRAALAFVVKHAIGLEEMARRNRQLTVRAFSAWKDVPQLEILGLPALDRLPIFSFRIRDGKGGYMHQQLVTRMLSDRFGIQARGGCACAGPYVHRLLSIDAQQSEQMRQAILAGDEIKKPGFTRLNFSVLLSDEKVKFILDSVAKLAADAPAFERDYAFDPARAIFFPRVAAEKGRAHAQA; encoded by the coding sequence GTGCAAGCTGTCCGCCATGAGCCGAAAGATAACGTCACGCCTCTCGAGCGGTTTTGCCGAGGGCTGGACCGCGGCGATCTCATAGACTTCCTGCGGAGCGATCTCGTCGGGGCCACGTCGCAGATCGAAGGCCCTTACGGCATCAGGAACCTGGTCTATGCCGACTATGTTGCATCGGGCCGGGCGCTTGGAACGGTCGAACGCTTCATCCTCGAGGAAGTCCTGCCATTTTACGCCAATAGCCATACCGAGGCTTCTTACTGCGGCGGGTTCATGACGCGCATGCGAAGGGAGGCGCGGGCGTTGATCGCCGAGTGCTGCGGAGCGGACGAGAGACATGCGGTCATCTTTACCGGATCCGGCGCGACTTCGGGGCTGAACCGCCTCGTCAAACTGTTCGGCGTCACCGAAGCGATCGCGGCAGGGAAGACCGTGCGGGTCATCATCGGTCCGTATGAGCACCACTCCAACATACTTCCCTGGCGCGAAAGCGGTGCGGAAATCGTCGAGCTGACCGAATCGCCCGAGGGCGGCCCGGACCTTTTCCTTCTGGATCAGGCTCTGCGAAGCGGATCTTGCGACCTGACCATCTGTACATTGTCCGCGGCCTCGAACATCACGGGAATCACCAGCGACGTCGCCGCGATTACCGACTTGGTGAAATCGGCCGGGGCCAAGATGATCTGGGACTATGCAGGTGCCGGGCCCTATGTACCGATTTCGGTGTCGCCGAGCGGTTCTGCGGAGATCGACGCCATCGTTCTCTCGCCGCACAAGTTCATTGGCGGCCCGGGCGCTTCCGGCATTTTGATCGTTCGGCGCGACGGTCTGGCCACGAGCAAACCCTCCTGGCCGGGCGGCGGGACGGTGAAATTCGTCTCGCCGGAGACGCACGACTACAGCGACAGCCTCGAAGCCCGCGAAGAGGCGGGGACACCGAACGTCGTTGGCGACATCCGGGCGGCCCTCGCCTTTGTAGTGAAGCACGCCATCGGATTGGAGGAAATGGCGCGGCGCAATCGCCAGCTTACAGTTCGTGCCTTTTCCGCATGGAAGGATGTCCCACAATTGGAGATACTTGGTCTACCGGCGCTGGACCGGCTACCGATTTTTTCCTTCCGCATCCGCGACGGCAAAGGGGGGTATATGCACCAGCAACTCGTTACTCGCATGCTGAGCGACCGGTTCGGTATTCAGGCCCGTGGCGGTTGCGCCTGCGCCGGGCCCTATGTTCACAGGCTGCTGTCGATCGATGCGCAGCAGTCAGAGCAGATGCGCCAAGCCATTCTCGCCGGCGACGAAATAAAGAAGCCCGGCTTCACGCGGCTGAATTTCAGCGTTCTGCTCTCGGACGAAAAGGTGAAATTCATCCTCGATTCCGTCGCAAAACTGGCTGCCGACGCTCCGGCGTTCGAACGGGATTACGCCTTCGATCCGGCACGTGCGATATTCTTCCCTCGTGTAGCGGCCGAGAAGGGAAGGGCACATGCACAGGCCTGA
- a CDS encoding Lrp/AsnC family transcriptional regulator: MIESQAKVDGFDLKILVALQKDSNLSQRELAEKVGLSQNACWRRLQRLHSIGMIRGSHSDIDIGALGLDLIVFVMIRTRHHSKEWSDGFRAHVERLPEVIDFYRIGGEWDYLIKVVTRGMSGYDAFYQKLITNFDLATVTGFFSMEAIINNRPVDLTRLR; encoded by the coding sequence ATGATCGAATCTCAAGCCAAAGTCGATGGATTCGATCTGAAGATCCTGGTGGCTCTGCAAAAGGATTCGAACCTCTCGCAGCGCGAACTGGCCGAGAAGGTAGGGCTGTCGCAAAATGCCTGCTGGCGCCGTCTCCAGCGGCTTCACTCGATCGGAATGATCCGCGGGTCCCATAGCGATATAGATATCGGCGCGCTGGGCCTCGATCTCATCGTGTTCGTGATGATTCGCACCCGTCATCACTCCAAAGAGTGGAGCGACGGCTTCAGGGCACATGTCGAGAGACTTCCCGAAGTGATCGACTTTTACCGTATCGGCGGAGAATGGGACTACCTGATCAAAGTCGTCACCAGAGGCATGTCCGGCTATGACGCCTTTTATCAGAAGCTCATCACAAATTTCGACCTCGCCACGGTGACGGGCTTTTTTTCGATGGAAGCGATCATCAACAACCGTCCTGTGGATTTGACACGTCTCCGGTGA
- a CDS encoding BCCT family transporter has translation MSYIISTAYAAVLLSAVFVIVRWGNVYCRGQTPVGIYTFVALLFTAGLDMGLVMLPLTEFPTYAADSAYGFTNPLAIEFGMWGPLVWMMYFLSAFYFVVLEPRLKIFEIAAVKWVYNLTVIATCAFTCYLFLTALPSYIEGISMPARWAIVVAVIAASVYSSSNVNFMQWLAVTSTWMFVTLALAALLAAAFFYSNTGLGGLVSNVGLLSDYFANLNRFVSPITEYHEFYLFWWFSWSIMIGQFVSMFVGGLRTWRLAVAMVLLPSIPLAVWFAVLYIYFQQQIVIPTWLNWFMVTVGIIFVVNSLDSLIRLYGLNLGWTKSRLGARAYYPLHFLLQLGLVMAYQFTPFRIEWVGVIVIGIYAAIYALILRHHVHVRTALNEARSTAA, from the coding sequence GTGAGCTACATCATCAGCACCGCCTATGCGGCGGTCCTTCTCAGCGCCGTCTTCGTGATCGTCCGCTGGGGCAATGTCTACTGCCGCGGGCAAACGCCCGTCGGCATATACACCTTCGTGGCGCTGCTGTTCACGGCTGGTCTCGATATGGGCCTGGTCATGCTCCCCCTGACCGAGTTTCCCACCTATGCGGCCGATAGCGCCTATGGCTTCACCAATCCGCTCGCCATCGAGTTCGGCATGTGGGGACCATTGGTCTGGATGATGTACTTCCTCTCGGCCTTCTATTTCGTGGTGCTCGAACCGCGACTCAAGATCTTCGAGATCGCGGCCGTCAAATGGGTCTACAATCTCACGGTCATCGCGACATGCGCGTTCACCTGCTATCTCTTCCTCACGGCCTTGCCGAGCTATATCGAGGGGATCTCGATGCCGGCGCGCTGGGCTATCGTCGTCGCCGTCATCGCGGCGTCCGTCTACTCCAGCAGCAACGTCAATTTCATGCAGTGGCTGGCGGTCACCTCGACATGGATGTTCGTGACCCTGGCTCTCGCGGCCCTTTTGGCAGCCGCCTTTTTCTACAGCAATACAGGCCTCGGCGGGCTCGTGTCGAATGTGGGCCTGCTGTCGGACTATTTTGCCAACTTGAACCGCTTCGTCAGTCCGATCACAGAATATCACGAGTTCTACCTCTTCTGGTGGTTCTCCTGGAGCATCATGATCGGCCAGTTCGTTTCCATGTTCGTCGGAGGGCTGAGGACATGGCGGCTGGCGGTTGCAATGGTCCTCCTGCCTTCGATCCCCTTGGCAGTGTGGTTCGCGGTGCTTTACATCTATTTCCAGCAGCAGATCGTCATTCCGACCTGGTTGAACTGGTTCATGGTCACGGTCGGCATCATCTTCGTCGTGAATTCGCTCGACTCCCTGATCCGTCTCTACGGCCTCAATCTCGGCTGGACGAAGTCGCGGCTCGGCGCGAGAGCATACTACCCGCTGCACTTCCTTCTTCAGCTCGGCCTGGTAATGGCCTACCAGTTCACGCCGTTCAGGATCGAATGGGTGGGCGTGATCGTGATCGGCATTTACGCGGCGATCTACGCGCTCATTTTGCGCCACCACGTTCATGTTCGGACGGCATTGAACGAGGCGCGGAGCACGGCCGCCTAA